The Marivivens sp. LCG002 genome contains a region encoding:
- a CDS encoding GNAT family protein, producing MFGRRKKVQLETERLTLRPPIHSDFVPWANLRLESQAFLTPWEPTWSQDHLSRKAFTNRVYWAQRSMVNGTAYPFFLVRRSDNALIGAITLDNIRRGPAQSATTGYWTGERFTRQGYMREAIKAVVHYAFNTLDLSRIEAGCLPENTPSRRLLESCGYKYEGVAQSYLQINGRWRNHVLYANLRNDRRGKTEVGLA from the coding sequence ATGTTCGGACGGCGCAAGAAAGTCCAGCTCGAGACCGAGCGGCTGACCTTGCGGCCGCCCATCCACAGCGACTTTGTGCCTTGGGCCAATCTTCGCCTTGAAAGCCAAGCGTTTCTGACGCCGTGGGAACCGACCTGGTCGCAGGATCATCTCTCGCGCAAGGCATTTACCAATCGTGTGTATTGGGCGCAGCGTTCGATGGTGAACGGAACGGCTTATCCGTTCTTTCTCGTCCGCAGGAGCGACAATGCGTTGATCGGTGCGATCACGCTCGACAACATCCGCCGAGGCCCCGCCCAGTCCGCGACCACCGGCTATTGGACGGGCGAGCGTTTCACGCGGCAAGGCTATATGCGCGAGGCGATCAAAGCGGTTGTGCATTACGCGTTCAACACGCTGGATCTGAGCCGGATCGAAGCGGGCTGTTTGCCCGAGAATACACCTTCGCGGCGGCTTCTCGAAAGCTGCGGTTATAAATACGAGGGGGTGGCGCAGAGCTATCTCCAGATCAACGGGCGCTGGCGCAATCATGTGCTCTATGCCAACCTTCGAAACGACAGACGCGGCAAGACCGAAGTCGGTTTGGCCTGA